From Caldanaerobius fijiensis DSM 17918:
AGATTGGTACGAGATTTATATGTGCTAGCGAGTGTACAGCTCATGAAAATTATAAAAAAGCGATTTTGCAAGCAGGAGATAGAGATGCAGTAGTAACGGGTAGGCCTACAGGCCATCCTGTAAGGGTATTGAAAAACAAATTGACAAGACAATTTGAATTGCTGGAAAAAAATCATGCACCTGTAGAAGAATTAGAGAGGTTAGGGACAGGAAAATTGAAGGCAGCAGTGGTAGATGGTGACGTAGAATATGGGTCAGTGATGGCAGGCCAGATTGCTGGTTTAGTCAATGAAATAAAGCCTGCTGCAAAGATAATAGAAGATATATTGGAGCAGGCTAAAGAGGTATTGGAAAAAGTCAGGGGGAAGATGTAATATGGCAAAGGTGGCATTTATCTATGCTGGGCAGGGAGCTCAGTATACCGGTATGGGAAAAGACTTGGCTGAGAATTATAAAGAAGCGGCAGAGGTTTTCGAGGCGGCCAATGAGAGTATAGGATTTGACATAGCTAAGCTGTGCTTTGAAGGGCCTGATGAAGAGCTTATGAAGACTGAAAACACACAGCCTGCGGTACTCACCATGAGTATAGCATGCCTTAGAGTGCTGGAGAGCAGAGGTTTTAATCCGGATGTAGCAGCAGGTTTAAGTCTAGGTGAGTATTCTGCTCTTGTAAATGCTGGAGCTCTAAAGTTTGAGGATGCTGTACCATTAGTAAGACTCAGGGGAAGATTAATGCAGGAGACTGTACCCTTAGGGAAAGGCGGCATGGCTGCAATCATAGGCCTTACCAATGAAGAGGTATTGGATGTCTGTAAAGAGGCTTCGCAGTATGGCATTGTTGAGCCGGCTAATTTTAATTGTCCTGGACAGATATCCATTGCTGGTGAAATACAGGCTCTTGAGAAGGCTATTGAGATCGCAAAGAGCAAAGGAGCGAAAAGAGCTATAATGCTTTCTGTAAGCGCGCCATTTCACTGCAGCATGCTACAGCCTGCGGGAGAAAAACTGGGCGAGGCATTGGATAAAATCCAGTTTGGCGATCTTAAGCTTCCGGTTATTTCTAATGTTAATGCTCAGTACATAAAAGATAAATCAGATATAAAAAATCTGCTGGTAAGGCAGGTATATTCATCGGTTCTCTGGGAAGCTACTATTGAGCGAATGATACAGGATGGTGTTGATGTATTTGTAGAGCTGGGTCCTGGTAAGGTTTTGTCCGGTTTTGTAAGAAAAATTGATAAGACCAGGGTTTCGTTGAACGTAGAGGATGTAAAAAGCCTTGAGGAGACGCTTCGCGCTTTGGAGGGGCTAAAATGAAATCAGCTATTGTAACAGGTGCTTCTAGGGGAATAGGACGCGCCGTCGCTCTAAAATTAGCAGAAAAAGGATATGCTGTCGCAGTGAATTATGCCAATAATAGTCAAAAGGCTCAGGAGGTCGTTGAAGAAATACGCAGCAAGGGAGGAACAGCCATAGCTGTAAAAGCCGATGTATCATGTCTTGATGAAGTTAAAGCAATGACAGATGAGGTGATAAGGCAGTACGGGAACATAAGTGTTCTTGTAAATAATGCCGGAATTACAAGGGATAATCTCATCTTGAAGATGACAGAAGAAGATTGGGATATGGTTATAGATACCAATTTAAAAGGCACGTTCAATTGTATAAAGTGTGTATCAAGGCAGATGATAAAACAGAGGTATGGGAAAATTGTGAATATTTCATCAGTAATAGCATTGATGGGAAATGCAGGTCAGGCAAATTATGCCGCATCAAAAGCCGGTATAATAGGTCTTACCAAAAGCATCGCAAAAGAACTGGCGTCAAGAGGTATAAATGTAAATGCTGTGGCACCGGGATATATTGAAACGGACATGACCGCTGTGCTATCAGAAGACATAAAAAACAAAATGCTTGAGGTTATACCACTGCAGAAGTTTGGTAAGCCTGAAGATGTGGCTAATTTGGTTGCATTTCTTGTCTCGGATGAGGCTAGCTATATAACAGGGCAGATAATTAGTATTGACGGAGGTATGGCGATATAATATTATTATGGGAAGGAGGTGAAATTTTATATGGTATTTGACAGAGTAAAAGAAATCGTTGCAGAACAGTTAGGTGTAGAAGAAGATGAGATAACCATGGAATCGTCATTTATTGATGATTTAGGAGCTGATTCACTGGATGTGGTGGAGTTGATTATGGCACTGGAAGAGGAATTTGATATAGAGATTCCAGATGAAGAAGCTGAGAAACTTTCTACTGTAGGTGATGCGGTGGAATACATTAAACAACATACTGGCGAAGAGTGATTATAGGTCCCGCAATTTGCGGGCCTTGAACTATAATGGCTTTTGCCTTTGATATAGATATGCTGAGATTATTGAGGTGAATAACATGAACAACAGAGTTGTAGTTACGGGTATAGGCTGTGTTACACCGATAGGCATAGGTAAAGATGCTTATTGGGAAGCACTAAGGTCAGGAAAATCCGGTATTGGCCCAATAACTAAATTTGATACATCTGAATATCCTACAAAAATAGCAGCAGAGGTAAAGGACTTTAATCCTACAGATTTCATTGACAAAAAAGAAGCTAAGAGAATGGATAGATATACCCATTTTGCCATTGCATCAGCTAAAATGGCTATTGAGGATGCTAATCTGGACTTAAATGCTGTGGACAAAAATCGATTTGGCGTTATTATGGGTTCTGGTATTGGAGGTATAGAAACCTTTGAAGAGCAGTTTAGGATTATGATAGAAAAAGGCCCTGGCAGGGTTAGTCCTTTTTTTATTCCTATGATGATATCCAATATGGCTGCGGGACAAATCGCCATAATGTTTGGAGCTAAAGGGCCTAATGAAACTACAGTCAGTGCTTGTGCATCCAGTACCAATGCTATAGGCGATGCCTTTAAGCTTATACAGAGTGGGAGAGCCGATGTAGTGTTAGCAGGAGGCTCTGAAGCATCTATTACCCCTATGGCACTGGCAGGTTTTTCAGCGCTTAAAGCGCTATCAACAAATAATGACAATTATCATGAAGCCAGCAGGCCGTTTGATAAAAACCGCGATGGTTTTGTCATGGGAGAGGGCGCAGGGGTGCTGGTGTTAGAAAGGCTGGATATGGCACTTGCCAGAGGTGCTAAAATTTATGCGGAGATAGTAGGCTATGGTGTGACATGTGATGCATACCATATAACGGCGCCGGCGCCAGAAGGTGAAGGAGCAGCTAGGGCGATGGAGGTTGCTCTTGCCGATGCGGGAATTAAGCCGGAGGATATCGATTATATAAATGCTCATGGGACTTCGACAGAGTACAACGACAAGTACGAAACCATGGCTATAAAAACAGTGTTTAAAGAGCACGCCTATAAACTGGCTGTAAGTTCCACTAAGTCGATGACAGGGCACCTGTTAGGCGCTGCTGGTGCTATTGAAGCTATTGCTTGTTTGTTAGCTATAGATCAGGGGTTTATACATCCAACAATCAACTTAAAGACACCTGATCCTGATTGTGACCTCAACTATGTTCCTAATACAGGGATAGAGAGAGATGTGAAATACGCACTATCCAATTCTTTTGGATTTGGCGGACAGAATGCGTGCATTATATTTAAAAAGTACAGCGAGTGATTGTATGATAATACCTATATTTGTTCCACATAGGGGTTGTCCTCATAATTGCGTCTTTTGCGATCAAAAAAAGATATCAGGTCAAAGAGAAGCTGTAGACCCTGAATATGTTAAAAAAAAATTGATGAATACTTAAAAACGGCGTCTGATAGAGATATCATGGTTGCATTTTACGGAGGCAGTTTCACAGCAATCCCTGTAGCAGTACAAAATAGCCTTATGGACGCAGTACGGCCCTATTTAGAGGATGGCAGTATAAGTGGATTAAAACTTTCTACAAGACCTGATTATATCGACGAATCAATACTTGATAACCTTTTATCCCACGGCGTGAAAGAGATAGAGCTTGGAGTACAGTCGATGGACGATTATGTATTATCACTGGCAGAAAGAGGACATACAGCTAGTGATGTACATAAGGCGGTGAATTTGATAAGGCGGTATAATTTTAGGCTCGGCCTTCAGATGATGATAGGTTTACCAGGTGATACTATCGAGAAAGATATATATACGGCGGCAGAGCTTATAAAGCTTCGACCTGATTTTGTAAGGATATATCCTACCCTTGTCATAAGAGGTACTCGGTTGGAGGAATTGTATAAAAATGGGTGTTATGTCCCATTAAAACTTGATGAAGCCGTGGATATTTGCAGTATTCTTATGTTAATGTTTTCACTTTACGATATCGATGTTATAAGGGTGGGATTACAGCCTACAGAAGATATAAATGAAAACGGAGATGTGATAGCAGGGCCATTTCACCCAGCATTCAGACAATTGGTAGAATCCAAAATAATGTACAATATGATGGTATATGCGTATAAGCAGCTGGGTGGGAGTAATTTGCATTTAATCGTAAACCCTAAGGATTTTTCCAACGCTATAGGGATGAAGAAAACGAATAAAGTGAGATTTTATAACGATTATGGATTGATAATAGATATTAAATGCCATGAGTCTATAAGAAAGGATGAAATGATCCTGCTATCAGAAAAAGGTCGATTTAAATTAACTAAAAAAGAATATGCAAAAAGCAGGAATTTACAAGTGTATGTAGAATATAAATAATATCGCAATAACACAATAAAATAAAATAGGAGGATTATATATGGAAATACTCAAAGTATCGGCTAAGTCACAACCGAAGGCTGTTGCAGGTGCTATAGCAGCAGTGCTGAGGGAAAATTCTACTGCTGAGATACAGGCAGTAGGTGCAGGAGCTATAAATCAAGCGGTAAAGGCAATAGCTATAGCCAGAGGTTATGTAGCCCCCAACGGAATAGACCTTGTAGCTATACCAGCCTTTTCTGAAATCGAGATCGATGGCGAAACGCGAACGGCAATTAAGTTTATAGTGGAGCCAAGGTAAGATGAAGACCTGCTAGAGATAGCAGGTCTTGCCATGTTCGGAGGTTAAGTAGATGTACCTGAAAAAACTAGAGATATACGGTTTTAAATCATTTGCAGATAAAGTAGAACTGGAGTTTAATGGAGGTATTGCAGCAGTTGTAGGACCAAACGGCTGTGGGAAAAGTAATATAGCTGATGCTATAAGATGGGTATTAGGAGAACAGAGCATAAAGAACCTTAGAGGGAATAAAATGGAGGATGTTATATTTGCAGGGACTTCCACCCGGAAGGCGTTGGGGGTTGCTTCTGTTATTATAACCTTTGATAACAGTGATGGCACATTGCCTATAGATTATGAAGAAGTAGCTATAGGTAGAAAATTATATCGATCAGGTGAAAGCGAATACACTATAAACGGGACACCCTGCCGGTTAAAGGATATAAATGACCTTTTGTACGATACGGGAATAGGTAAGGACGGGTATTCCATCATAGGGCAAGGTCAGGTAGAAAAGCTCATAAACTCCAGACCGGAAGACCGCAGGGAAATTTTTGATGAAGCAACAGGTATATCAAAATACAAGTATAAAAAGATGGAAACACTGAAGAGACTGGAAGAGACAGCTGATAACCTTCAAAGAATAAAGGATATCATACGCGAGGTAGAAGCGCAGCGTTCTGTGTTGAGAGAACAGGCAGATAAAGCTTACAAATACATAGAGCTAAGTGAAAAGCTGAAAATTCTTGAGATAAATGGGATTTTAAATCAGCTGGATGAGATAGATGAAGATATAAAATCATATATAGAAAAAGAAGCTATACTGCAGAGAAAAATAGAAGACATCGAAAATCAAAAGAACCGTTACAAATTAGAAAATGAAGAAAAACAGGAAAAATATAGGTTTTTCAAAGAAAATGCAGAAGAATTGCGGCAGAAGTTGGTAGCTATTGAGAAAAACATAGAAAAAATAGAGGGCCAATATAACGTTATTATTGAACGCCTTGTCAATAGAAAAAAGGACATGGATAGCTATACAAAAGAAATTGAAAAAACTGAAAAAAATATAGCCAATTTGAAGTTTCGATTGAATGAGTGCTTGCTAAGAATAAAACAAAAAGAGCTTTTTTTAAAAAAAATAGATAAGTATCAACAGGATCTGGAATTAAAAATTGCAAACCTGAAAAATGTTTTGGAAGAAGAAAATATTGCGAATAATTCCCAAAATGTTTATGTGAGAGTAGGTTATTTAAACGAATTATTGAAAAAAGATAGAGAACAACTGGATAACATTAATAAAGATATGAGGGATATCGCCAGTTCATTAGATAAAAAAAGAAATGCATATGATGCGGAAAAAAATCGGGGCGATAGTATTTTATCCGAGCTAAATAAAATAGACGAAAAATTAAAACAAAATTTACTTAAGTTAGATGAGTTAAAAGCATCTCTAGAAAGCTATAGGAGCGATTATCAAAAGATAAATGCGGAGATTGACAGGTTAACGATAAGGCTTTCGTCGATGAAGGATATAGGAGCAGAAAATGGAATAACTCGAAGCGTTAAAGCTTTAATTGATGCAAAAAACAAGAACACTGATTTGCCGGATTTCTGGCCTGTAATAAACTTAATCGATGTACCTGAAGCTTATCAGGTAGCTATTGAGGTTGCTCTGGGATCAGCTTTACAAAATGTAGTCGTAAAGACTGATGACGAGGCAAGGATTTTGATAGAATATTTAAAGGAAAACAACTTTGGCAGGGTTACATTTATTCCACTTAATACCATTAAAGATGTCAAATTTGTTTATGAGACATTTCTTTACGGCGAAAAAGGCTTTATTGATTATGCTATAAAGCTTATAAAGTATGACATAAAATTTGACAAAGCGATTAGGTATCTTTTTGATAGGATCATCGTCTGCGATAGTATAGATAATGCTCTTAAGGTATCCAGAAAGTATCCTCATAGATATAGGATTGTCACGCTAGATGGAGAAATAATTTATCCCGCTGGCTTGATTACGGGTGGTAGTTTAAATAAAAACAAGATGTTTTACGGGAATTATGAAGAACAGCGCTTATTAAAGGAAAAACTCATAAGCTATCAGAAGAGGTGTGAAGAGCTTAAAAATCAGATAAATTTAAATGAATGCGAGATCGAAAATATGCGCCGAGAAATAGGAATGCTCAAAGGGCAAAAAGACGAACACGAGAAAGCCTTACAGGAAATTGACATAAATTGCAAGAAACTATGGCTGGATATTGAGTTTTTAGAAGGGAAATTAAGAGAAGCTCAGAGAGAAAAAAATACGATAATGGATGAAATTGAAAGGCTCACTGCCCAGATACAGGCATATACCCAGGAAAGCGAAAAAAGTACTAAAGAATGGGAAGAATATAAGGAGACATTTGAAGAACTGCGAAAAAAACTCTTTAAAATAGAGGTTATAAAAGCTAAATATCAAGAGCAGTTGTCGTCATTTAGGCGCCAAAAGGAAGAATACTATAGTGCATTAAATCAGAGGGATGATGAATTAAGCAAATTTAAATCTGCTTATAGGACTATTTTGAGTGAAATTGCAGATTTAGAAGAGGAGAGAAAACAGCTTTTGCAGAAAAAGCATGAGTGGTTTGAGGAAAAAGAACGCATAGTTTCTTCAATGGGCGATGTAGAGGCTAGATTAGGTGTTTTTGAAAAAGAAATGGAAAATATAGCTGACAATTTAAAAGCATTAGAAGCTCAATTAAAGGAAGTATTGGACCAGAAGATGCAGTGTGAACTAAATAGGACAAAAAGGGAGTTAAGAAAAAGCGATCTTATTAAGGGGTTGGATGACTATTATAACATTTCACGGGAAGAAGCCGAGCAATTTCGAAGAAATATAAATGTTAATGCCGACGAGATTCGAAATTTAAAAAAAGAAATAGAGCTATTGGGAGATGTTAATAAAGGTGCCATAGAGGAATACAAAAAAGTCGATGAAAGATATGCATTTCTTGATACCCAAAGAAAAGACTTAGAAGAATCGCTTCTTAAAGTCCAGAAAGTGATCGATGAACTGGATGAAGCCATGAAAGAGCAGTTTATTAAGCAATTTGGGCAGATAGGCAAAAATTTCGACATGATTTTAAAAGAATTGTTCGGTGGAGGCAAGGGAAAGCTTGCTTTAGTGGATCCTTCTGATGTTCTGCACTCAGGTATAAACATAGAAGTACAATTGCCGGGCAAGAGGATTCAGAATATGCAGCTTCTTTCCGGAGGAGAAAAAGCCCTCTGTGCAATTTCACTTTTATTTGCTTTTTTGTATGCAAATCCATCACCGTTTTGTGTCCTGGATGAAATAGATGCGGCCTTAGATGAGGCTAACGTGGAGAGGTTTGCAGTGTTCTTACAGAGATTATCTAAGAAGATACAATTTATCGTCATAACCCATAGACGGGGTACCATGATGGTGGCAGATTATGTATACGGCGTGTCCATGCCTGAGCAAGGAGTGTCACGGCTTATATCTGTTAAAATAGACGAGGAGGCAAGTTGAATGGCGTTTGGATTTTTTGATAAACTAAGGGAAGGTCTTAAAAAGACGCGTACGGGCATAACAGAGCGGGTAGAGAAGATCATAAAACTCCATCAAAAATTAACCGATGAATTTTATGACGAGCTGGAGGAAATCTTGATAACATCAGATATGGGAATAGATACTACACTGAAGATAATAGATCAGATTAAAACAGAAGCCCGGGCAAAGAAATTAGCCGATGCGGAGGCAGTGAGAGACTTGTTAAAGCAGAAATTATACGATATTTTAAACAACAATGAAAAATATGCTGAAACAAAAGCAGGACCCTCCGTGATACTGGTTATAGGCGTAAATGGCGTTGGCAAGACTACATCTATAGGTAAACTGGCCCATATGTATAAAAAAGATGGCAAAAAGGTACTTCTGGCGGCTGCAGATACCTTCAGGGCTGCGGCTATAGAACAGATAGAAGAGTGGGGCAATAGGGTTGGAGTAGAAGTTATAAAACATCAGGAGGGGTCCGATCCCTCGGCGGTTGTGTTTGATGCAATACAGGCTGCTAAATCAAGGAATGCTGACATATTGATATGTGATACAGCTGGACGCCTTCACAATAAGAAAAATCTTATGAATGAATTGTCTAAGATTGAAAGGGTTATTACAAGAGAGTATCCAGAAGCCAATAAAGAGGTTTTTTTAGTACTCGATGCAACAACAGGTCAAAATGCGTTACAACAGGCATTGATGTTTAAGGAAACGGTAGATATTACGGGTATTATCTTAACGAAATTAGATGGAACCGCTAAAGGCGGTATTGTCGTGGCTATTTGTTCTGAAATGAATATTCCGGTAAAATATATTGGCGTGGGAGAAGGAATTGATGATCTTCAGCCCTTTTCAGCAGAAGAATTTGTAGATGCTCTTTTTTCAGCTTGACAAATGATAAATTTAGTGATACCCTATGTAAAGGTG
This genomic window contains:
- the fabG gene encoding 3-oxoacyl-[acyl-carrier-protein] reductase, with translation MKSAIVTGASRGIGRAVALKLAEKGYAVAVNYANNSQKAQEVVEEIRSKGGTAIAVKADVSCLDEVKAMTDEVIRQYGNISVLVNNAGITRDNLILKMTEEDWDMVIDTNLKGTFNCIKCVSRQMIKQRYGKIVNISSVIALMGNAGQANYAASKAGIIGLTKSIAKELASRGINVNAVAPGYIETDMTAVLSEDIKNKMLEVIPLQKFGKPEDVANLVAFLVSDEASYITGQIISIDGGMAI
- the smc gene encoding chromosome segregation protein SMC, producing MYLKKLEIYGFKSFADKVELEFNGGIAAVVGPNGCGKSNIADAIRWVLGEQSIKNLRGNKMEDVIFAGTSTRKALGVASVIITFDNSDGTLPIDYEEVAIGRKLYRSGESEYTINGTPCRLKDINDLLYDTGIGKDGYSIIGQGQVEKLINSRPEDRREIFDEATGISKYKYKKMETLKRLEETADNLQRIKDIIREVEAQRSVLREQADKAYKYIELSEKLKILEINGILNQLDEIDEDIKSYIEKEAILQRKIEDIENQKNRYKLENEEKQEKYRFFKENAEELRQKLVAIEKNIEKIEGQYNVIIERLVNRKKDMDSYTKEIEKTEKNIANLKFRLNECLLRIKQKELFLKKIDKYQQDLELKIANLKNVLEEENIANNSQNVYVRVGYLNELLKKDREQLDNINKDMRDIASSLDKKRNAYDAEKNRGDSILSELNKIDEKLKQNLLKLDELKASLESYRSDYQKINAEIDRLTIRLSSMKDIGAENGITRSVKALIDAKNKNTDLPDFWPVINLIDVPEAYQVAIEVALGSALQNVVVKTDDEARILIEYLKENNFGRVTFIPLNTIKDVKFVYETFLYGEKGFIDYAIKLIKYDIKFDKAIRYLFDRIIVCDSIDNALKVSRKYPHRYRIVTLDGEIIYPAGLITGGSLNKNKMFYGNYEEQRLLKEKLISYQKRCEELKNQINLNECEIENMRREIGMLKGQKDEHEKALQEIDINCKKLWLDIEFLEGKLREAQREKNTIMDEIERLTAQIQAYTQESEKSTKEWEEYKETFEELRKKLFKIEVIKAKYQEQLSSFRRQKEEYYSALNQRDDELSKFKSAYRTILSEIADLEEERKQLLQKKHEWFEEKERIVSSMGDVEARLGVFEKEMENIADNLKALEAQLKEVLDQKMQCELNRTKRELRKSDLIKGLDDYYNISREEAEQFRRNINVNADEIRNLKKEIELLGDVNKGAIEEYKKVDERYAFLDTQRKDLEESLLKVQKVIDELDEAMKEQFIKQFGQIGKNFDMILKELFGGGKGKLALVDPSDVLHSGINIEVQLPGKRIQNMQLLSGGEKALCAISLLFAFLYANPSPFCVLDEIDAALDEANVERFAVFLQRLSKKIQFIVITHRRGTMMVADYVYGVSMPEQGVSRLISVKIDEEAS
- the acpP gene encoding acyl carrier protein, which codes for MVFDRVKEIVAEQLGVEEDEITMESSFIDDLGADSLDVVELIMALEEEFDIEIPDEEAEKLSTVGDAVEYIKQHTGEE
- the fabF gene encoding beta-ketoacyl-ACP synthase II; the encoded protein is MNNRVVVTGIGCVTPIGIGKDAYWEALRSGKSGIGPITKFDTSEYPTKIAAEVKDFNPTDFIDKKEAKRMDRYTHFAIASAKMAIEDANLDLNAVDKNRFGVIMGSGIGGIETFEEQFRIMIEKGPGRVSPFFIPMMISNMAAGQIAIMFGAKGPNETTVSACASSTNAIGDAFKLIQSGRADVVLAGGSEASITPMALAGFSALKALSTNNDNYHEASRPFDKNRDGFVMGEGAGVLVLERLDMALARGAKIYAEIVGYGVTCDAYHITAPAPEGEGAARAMEVALADAGIKPEDIDYINAHGTSTEYNDKYETMAIKTVFKEHAYKLAVSSTKSMTGHLLGAAGAIEAIACLLAIDQGFIHPTINLKTPDPDCDLNYVPNTGIERDVKYALSNSFGFGGQNACIIFKKYSE
- a CDS encoding elongator complex protein 3 codes for the protein MVAFYGGSFTAIPVAVQNSLMDAVRPYLEDGSISGLKLSTRPDYIDESILDNLLSHGVKEIELGVQSMDDYVLSLAERGHTASDVHKAVNLIRRYNFRLGLQMMIGLPGDTIEKDIYTAAELIKLRPDFVRIYPTLVIRGTRLEELYKNGCYVPLKLDEAVDICSILMLMFSLYDIDVIRVGLQPTEDINENGDVIAGPFHPAFRQLVESKIMYNMMVYAYKQLGGSNLHLIVNPKDFSNAIGMKKTNKVRFYNDYGLIIDIKCHESIRKDEMILLSEKGRFKLTKKEYAKSRNLQVYVEYK
- a CDS encoding stage V sporulation protein S, whose translation is MEILKVSAKSQPKAVAGAIAAVLRENSTAEIQAVGAGAINQAVKAIAIARGYVAPNGIDLVAIPAFSEIEIDGETRTAIKFIVEPR
- the fabD gene encoding ACP S-malonyltransferase yields the protein MAKVAFIYAGQGAQYTGMGKDLAENYKEAAEVFEAANESIGFDIAKLCFEGPDEELMKTENTQPAVLTMSIACLRVLESRGFNPDVAAGLSLGEYSALVNAGALKFEDAVPLVRLRGRLMQETVPLGKGGMAAIIGLTNEEVLDVCKEASQYGIVEPANFNCPGQISIAGEIQALEKAIEIAKSKGAKRAIMLSVSAPFHCSMLQPAGEKLGEALDKIQFGDLKLPVISNVNAQYIKDKSDIKNLLVRQVYSSVLWEATIERMIQDGVDVFVELGPGKVLSGFVRKIDKTRVSLNVEDVKSLEETLRALEGLK
- the ftsY gene encoding signal recognition particle-docking protein FtsY, translating into MAFGFFDKLREGLKKTRTGITERVEKIIKLHQKLTDEFYDELEEILITSDMGIDTTLKIIDQIKTEARAKKLADAEAVRDLLKQKLYDILNNNEKYAETKAGPSVILVIGVNGVGKTTSIGKLAHMYKKDGKKVLLAAADTFRAAAIEQIEEWGNRVGVEVIKHQEGSDPSAVVFDAIQAAKSRNADILICDTAGRLHNKKNLMNELSKIERVITREYPEANKEVFLVLDATTGQNALQQALMFKETVDITGIILTKLDGTAKGGIVVAICSEMNIPVKYIGVGEGIDDLQPFSAEEFVDALFSA